From Jeotgalibaca dankookensis, one genomic window encodes:
- a CDS encoding M20 family metallopeptidase has product MMNLLDRLKEKLAEKEGRMIEIRRYLHQHPELSFHEENTAHYIAEFYQDVPIDAIETNYGGQRGVVVTIKGGQPGETIAIRADFDALPITEETGLPFASQNPGVMHACGHDGHTAYMLILVETLAEMKDQLKGTIRVIHQPAEEVPPGGALGMIQAGVMEDVDAVFGIHLMANVETGKILYRPGNTQTGRAYFKLEIQGKGGHGSSPHTANDAIVAASSFVMNIQTIVSRRVNPFDTAVVTVGSFDGKGSFNVIKDAVTLEGDVRSMSEETRLLVEEEMHHFVAGLEAGYGVQAELTYSHDYPVLYNDPEITEAVKQALVEAEIAEILEAEPQPPSEDFAYYLKEKPGSFFYVGAKPSNGKDYPHHHPKFVINEDSLLLSAKAMAAVVTRFCS; this is encoded by the coding sequence ATGATGAACTTACTAGACCGTTTGAAAGAAAAACTAGCGGAAAAAGAAGGACGCATGATTGAAATTCGTCGCTACCTCCATCAACATCCAGAACTTTCTTTTCACGAAGAAAATACTGCTCATTATATTGCTGAGTTTTATCAGGACGTGCCTATTGATGCGATTGAAACCAATTATGGAGGCCAGCGTGGGGTTGTGGTCACTATTAAAGGGGGACAACCTGGGGAAACCATTGCGATTCGTGCTGATTTCGATGCTTTACCCATTACTGAAGAAACCGGACTTCCTTTCGCTTCCCAAAATCCTGGTGTCATGCATGCATGCGGACATGATGGCCACACGGCTTATATGTTAATTTTAGTTGAAACCTTAGCTGAAATGAAAGATCAGTTAAAAGGAACCATTCGTGTGATTCATCAGCCTGCTGAAGAAGTTCCTCCAGGTGGGGCACTGGGGATGATTCAAGCTGGCGTCATGGAGGATGTGGATGCTGTTTTTGGAATACACCTGATGGCGAACGTAGAAACGGGAAAAATTCTTTATCGCCCTGGCAATACTCAGACTGGTCGCGCCTACTTTAAATTGGAAATTCAAGGCAAAGGCGGTCATGGTTCTTCTCCGCATACAGCAAATGATGCCATTGTAGCAGCTAGTTCCTTCGTTATGAACATTCAAACGATTGTCAGCCGCCGTGTCAATCCTTTTGATACCGCTGTTGTCACTGTTGGATCTTTTGACGGTAAAGGTAGCTTTAACGTCATCAAAGATGCCGTTACCCTAGAAGGTGATGTACGCAGCATGTCTGAGGAAACGCGCTTATTAGTTGAGGAAGAGATGCATCATTTTGTAGCCGGTTTAGAGGCTGGTTATGGTGTCCAAGCTGAACTTACCTATTCTCATGATTATCCAGTCTTATACAATGATCCAGAAATAACAGAAGCGGTAAAACAAGCTCTTGTGGAAGCTGAGATAGCTGAAATCTTAGAAGCAGAACCGCAGCCACCATCAGAAGATTTTGCTTATTATTTAAAAGAAAAACCAGGTAGCTTTTTCTATGTAGGAGCTAAACCATCTAACGGAAAAGACTATCCCCACCATCATCCAAAATTTGTTATTAATGAAGATAGCCTCTTGCTCTCTGCAAAAGCAATGGCTGCTGTTGTTACCCGTTTCTGTAGTTAA
- the rpsI gene encoding 30S ribosomal protein S9, with protein sequence MAQAQYIGTGRRKNSTARVRLVPGTGKIIFNKKDMEEYIPFPYLYEVIKQPLNITDTLGSYDIYVNVNGGGFTGQAGAARHGISRALLTVDPDFRAPLKAAGLLTRDPRMVERKKPGLKKARKAGQFSKR encoded by the coding sequence ATGGCACAAGCACAATATATCGGCACTGGTCGCCGTAAAAACTCAACTGCTCGCGTACGTCTTGTACCCGGAACAGGAAAAATTATTTTCAACAAGAAAGATATGGAAGAATATATCCCATTCCCTTACTTGTACGAAGTAATCAAACAACCATTAAACATTACTGATACACTAGGAAGCTATGACATCTACGTTAACGTTAACGGTGGTGGCTTTACAGGACAAGCTGGAGCAGCTCGTCACGGGATTTCTCGTGCCCTACTTACAGTAGATCCAGACTTCCGCGCACCGCTTAAAGCAGCCGGTCTTCTAACACGTGACCCACGTATGGTAGAACGTAAGAAGCCAGGTTTGAAAAAAGCGCGTAAAGCAGGACAATTCTCAAAACGTTAA
- the rplM gene encoding 50S ribosomal protein L13: MRTTYMAKTNEIERKWYVIDATDVPMGRISSIAASILRGKNKPTYTPNVDTGDFVIIINADKVKLTGKKATDKIYSRHSGYIGGLKQISAGELRAKNSRRLMEYSIKGMLPKGPLGSDQFRKLHVYGEETHPHAAQQPEVLDITNLI; this comes from the coding sequence GTGCGTACAACATACATGGCTAAGACCAACGAAATCGAACGCAAATGGTACGTAATCGATGCAACAGACGTTCCTATGGGACGTATTTCATCAATTGCAGCATCAATCTTGCGTGGTAAAAACAAACCAACTTATACTCCAAATGTGGATACAGGTGACTTTGTTATCATCATTAATGCAGATAAAGTTAAACTAACAGGTAAAAAAGCAACAGATAAAATCTATTCTCGCCACTCAGGCTATATCGGTGGACTAAAACAAATTTCTGCTGGAGAATTGCGTGCTAAGAATTCTCGTCGTCTAATGGAATATTCTATTAAAGGAATGCTTCCAAAAGGACCACTAGGTTCTGACCAATTTAGAAAACTACATGTGTATGGTGAAGAAACTCACCCACATGCAGCACAACAACCAGAAGTTTTAGATATCACTAACCTAATTTAA
- a CDS encoding dihydrodipicolinate synthase family protein, whose product MRDLNKYKGVIPAFYACYDDQGEISPERVQALTKFHIEKGVKGVYVNGSSGECIYQSVADRKVVLENVVEAAEGKLTIIAHVACNNTRDSIELAKHAEKLGVDAIAAIPPIYFRLPEYAIAKYWNDMSDAAPETDFIIYNIPQLAGVNLTPALYEEMRKNPRVIGVKNSSMPVQDIETFASASGDDYIVFNGPDEQFLGGRIMGANGGIGGTYGAMPELFLALDELIKNKELETAKELQYAINRIISKLVSGHGNMYGMIKEVLRINEDLDLGSVREPLPALVEDDLAIAKEAAEMITETIKKYVK is encoded by the coding sequence ATGAGAGACTTAAACAAATACAAAGGTGTTATTCCTGCTTTTTATGCTTGCTACGATGATCAAGGAGAAATCAGTCCAGAAAGAGTACAAGCTCTAACAAAATTCCATATTGAAAAAGGCGTTAAAGGTGTTTATGTAAACGGTTCTTCTGGTGAATGTATTTACCAAAGTGTTGCAGACCGTAAAGTTGTTTTAGAAAACGTTGTGGAAGCAGCAGAAGGCAAATTGACCATTATCGCTCATGTGGCATGTAACAACACACGCGATAGTATTGAATTAGCAAAACATGCTGAAAAATTAGGCGTGGATGCCATTGCAGCTATTCCACCTATCTACTTCCGTCTACCAGAATACGCAATTGCAAAATACTGGAATGACATGAGTGATGCAGCGCCTGAAACAGATTTTATTATTTATAATATTCCACAACTAGCAGGCGTTAATTTAACACCAGCTCTTTATGAAGAAATGCGTAAAAACCCACGCGTTATCGGTGTTAAAAATTCTTCTATGCCAGTTCAAGATATTGAAACTTTCGCATCAGCAAGCGGTGACGATTATATCGTCTTTAACGGACCAGATGAGCAATTCCTAGGTGGCCGTATTATGGGCGCAAATGGTGGAATTGGTGGAACTTATGGTGCAATGCCAGAATTGTTCCTAGCATTAGATGAATTAATTAAAAACAAAGAGCTAGAAACTGCTAAAGAATTACAATATGCGATTAACCGTATTATTAGTAAACTTGTTTCTGGTCACGGGAATATGTATGGTATGATCAAAGAAGTTTTACGTATCAACGAAGACCTTGACTTAGGTTCTGTACGTGAGCCGCTACCAGCTCTTGTAGAAGACGATCTAGCAATCGCTAAAGAAGCAGCAGAAATGATTACAGAAACAATCAAAAAATACGTTAAATAA
- a CDS encoding MurR/RpiR family transcriptional regulator produces the protein MTKKLGLTLQIKTNYNQLTKAEKKVADFILANTEKVVYLSITDLADECTVGETSVYRFCRTMGFQGYQEFKMQLALYLASEENNERTHNLSKIEDVIRQKHIQATEESYQLLDSNMLEQIVNMMEESNNIYFFGVGDSLQMAQDAWNRFIRITNKVNIIPDPHMQAMAIALASPKDLLVLFSYSGATKDIVHIAEKAKEAGVKVVCITSFKQSPLMTYVDAFLLCGTKESPLEGGSASVKIGQLFLIDLLFQTYYSRNKEVSVENHRKSTKAVVDKLF, from the coding sequence ATGACTAAAAAATTAGGGCTAACGCTACAAATCAAAACGAACTATAACCAACTGACTAAGGCAGAAAAGAAAGTAGCAGACTTTATTCTCGCTAATACTGAAAAGGTAGTCTATTTATCCATTACGGATTTAGCCGATGAATGTACGGTAGGTGAAACAAGTGTTTATCGCTTTTGTAGAACAATGGGCTTCCAAGGTTACCAAGAGTTTAAAATGCAACTTGCTTTATATTTAGCATCCGAAGAAAATAACGAACGTACACACAATCTGAGTAAGATCGAAGATGTCATCAGGCAAAAACACATTCAAGCGACAGAGGAATCTTACCAATTACTTGATTCCAACATGCTAGAACAAATCGTTAATATGATGGAAGAATCCAATAATATTTACTTTTTCGGTGTCGGTGACAGCTTACAGATGGCTCAAGATGCTTGGAATCGCTTTATACGAATTACTAATAAAGTCAATATTATCCCAGATCCTCATATGCAAGCGATGGCGATTGCTTTAGCGTCACCAAAAGATTTACTCGTTTTATTTTCTTATTCTGGCGCCACAAAAGATATTGTACACATAGCTGAAAAAGCAAAAGAAGCAGGGGTAAAGGTAGTGTGTATTACGAGCTTTAAACAATCACCCTTAATGACTTATGTGGATGCTTTCTTACTTTGTGGTACGAAGGAATCACCATTAGAAGGTGGTTCTGCTTCGGTAAAAATCGGTCAATTATTCTTAATTGATTTGCTCTTCCAAACTTACTATAGCCGAAACAAAGAAGTAAGTGTGGAGAACCACCGCAAAAGTACCAAGGCTGTCGTGGATAAATTATTTTAA
- the truA gene encoding tRNA pseudouridine(38-40) synthase TruA, which produces MSTQRYKCLVQYDGTNYVGYQIQINGKSVQEEIEKALKKMMKGQTIKITASGRTDSGVHALGQVIHFDLPISIKPESLRLAVNSMLPADISIKQVEKVVDDFHARYSAKGKKYIYRVDLNRFADPFKRFYTLHHPYRMNEDNLALALSKLEGEHDFTSFCSTRTDKENLVRTVYVAKVERDEANNELVFTFIGNGFLYNMIRIFVGTCLQIADGLKKPEEIDRLLEVKDRNAAGPTASGKGLYLVDVYYDESFKENL; this is translated from the coding sequence ATGTCAACCCAACGTTATAAATGTCTAGTCCAATATGATGGCACCAACTATGTGGGCTATCAAATTCAAATAAATGGGAAAAGTGTTCAAGAAGAAATCGAAAAAGCCTTGAAGAAGATGATGAAAGGCCAGACTATTAAGATTACTGCATCTGGTCGGACGGATTCTGGCGTTCACGCACTAGGACAGGTGATTCATTTCGATTTACCTATTTCCATTAAACCAGAATCCTTACGACTCGCCGTCAATAGTATGTTGCCGGCGGACATTTCTATTAAACAAGTCGAAAAGGTAGTGGATGATTTCCATGCGCGTTATTCCGCCAAAGGGAAAAAATACATTTATCGGGTCGACTTAAATCGGTTTGCGGATCCTTTCAAACGCTTCTATACCCTACACCACCCTTACCGCATGAACGAAGATAATCTCGCTCTAGCTTTATCAAAACTAGAAGGAGAGCATGACTTCACGAGTTTTTGCTCGACAAGAACCGATAAAGAAAATTTGGTGCGAACCGTTTACGTGGCTAAAGTTGAACGAGACGAAGCGAATAACGAGTTAGTTTTTACCTTTATTGGAAATGGTTTTTTATATAATATGATTCGTATTTTCGTAGGGACTTGTTTGCAAATAGCAGATGGACTTAAAAAACCAGAAGAAATCGATCGGCTGCTTGAAGTGAAAGATCGCAACGCAGCAGGACCAACAGCATCCGGAAAAGGTCTGTATCTCGTAGACGTTTACTATGATGAAAGTTTCAAAGAAAATCTTTAA
- a CDS encoding energy-coupling factor transporter transmembrane component T family protein, which produces MLEKMLFGRYIQGDSIVHRLDPRTKLIGTFYFIIVIFLANNFWSYLAMTLFTFLCVYLSDIPFKVFINGVKPLIWLISFTVILQILFTTGGTTYFSFGILNITSFGLMNGAFIFMRFVLIIFMSTLLTLTTMPISLTDAIESLLGPLKRFKVPVHELALMLSIALRFVPTLMDEASKIMNAQRARGVDFGEGNIIQQMKAVTPILVPLFVSSFNRADELANAMEARGYKGGEGRTKYRELDWKVRDSLAILAFVVLTFVLLYIRN; this is translated from the coding sequence ATGCTTGAGAAAATGCTGTTTGGTCGCTATATACAAGGGGATTCGATTGTACATCGATTAGACCCTCGAACTAAATTAATTGGTACGTTCTATTTTATTATTGTTATTTTTCTAGCTAATAACTTTTGGAGTTACTTGGCGATGACTCTGTTTACCTTCCTATGTGTTTATTTATCAGATATTCCGTTTAAGGTATTCATAAATGGTGTAAAACCTCTTATTTGGCTCATTTCTTTTACGGTTATTTTGCAGATACTATTTACTACCGGTGGAACCACATACTTTAGTTTTGGAATCTTAAATATTACTTCTTTTGGATTGATGAACGGGGCTTTTATTTTTATGCGTTTTGTGCTGATTATTTTTATGTCCACCTTGCTTACATTAACGACAATGCCGATATCCTTAACCGATGCCATCGAATCACTGCTAGGTCCTTTGAAACGATTTAAAGTTCCCGTACACGAGTTAGCGCTTATGTTGTCCATAGCACTCCGGTTTGTTCCAACCTTAATGGATGAAGCATCAAAGATTATGAATGCACAACGGGCTCGTGGTGTTGATTTTGGGGAAGGAAATATTATTCAACAAATGAAAGCTGTCACCCCAATCCTAGTACCACTCTTTGTCAGTTCGTTTAACCGTGCTGATGAGCTCGCAAATGCGATGGAAGCACGTGGTTATAAGGGTGGGGAAGGCAGAACAAAGTACCGAGAGTTAGATTGGAAGGTGCGTGATTCACTCGCTATCCTTGCGTTTGTGGTCTTAACTTTTGTTTTACTTTATATTAGAAATTAA
- a CDS encoding energy-coupling factor ABC transporter ATP-binding protein, translated as MDITLKEVGYSYGAGTPFESRALYDVNLAIPEGGYTALIGHTGSGKSTVIQHLNALLKPTKGTVTIGDRVINNKTNNKNLKYIRQKVGIVFQFPESQLFEETIAKDIAFGPMNFGASEEEGLALAKETLPLVGLDESFLERSPFDLSGGQMRRVAIAGVLAMKPEVLVLDEPTAGLDPAGRREIMTMFKRLHDEKGITIVLVTHQMDDVATYADHVIIMEKGTVVKTGTPEEIFKHAEWLQEKQLGLPASLQFLQTFTQETGIDFAEQHPLGTSKLAAAIIAKLKEGGQDA; from the coding sequence ATGGACATTACTCTCAAAGAAGTAGGGTATTCTTATGGAGCAGGCACGCCTTTTGAGAGCCGCGCCCTCTATGATGTTAACCTCGCTATACCTGAGGGCGGGTATACGGCTTTAATTGGTCATACAGGCAGCGGAAAGTCTACAGTGATTCAACACCTCAATGCCTTGTTAAAACCCACTAAAGGCACTGTAACGATTGGTGACCGAGTTATTAACAACAAAACCAACAATAAAAATTTGAAATACATCCGGCAAAAAGTAGGGATTGTTTTTCAATTTCCTGAATCGCAATTATTTGAAGAAACGATTGCGAAAGATATTGCTTTTGGACCGATGAACTTTGGTGCTTCTGAAGAAGAAGGACTCGCTTTAGCCAAGGAAACACTGCCTTTAGTAGGTTTGGACGAATCTTTCCTTGAACGCTCTCCTTTTGATTTATCAGGTGGACAAATGCGTCGTGTTGCCATAGCCGGTGTTTTAGCAATGAAACCAGAAGTACTTGTTTTAGACGAGCCAACAGCTGGTCTGGATCCAGCTGGGCGGCGTGAGATTATGACCATGTTTAAAAGGTTACACGATGAAAAAGGTATTACTATCGTTTTAGTTACCCACCAGATGGATGACGTTGCTACCTACGCCGATCATGTCATCATCATGGAAAAAGGGACAGTCGTTAAAACAGGGACGCCAGAAGAGATATTTAAGCATGCTGAATGGCTCCAAGAAAAACAGTTGGGCTTACCAGCATCCCTCCAGTTTTTACAAACTTTTACACAAGAAACTGGTATTGATTTTGCCGAACAACATCCCTTAGGAACAAGTAAATTGGCTGCAGCAATTATTGCCAAATTGAAAGAAGGTGGCCAAGATGCTTGA
- a CDS encoding energy-coupling factor ABC transporter ATP-binding protein, translating into MEEMVQLKNISFTYSEEDLRPALNDVSFSINRGEWIAIIGPNGSGKSTLAKTINGLIEASVGQVIIDGITLTEETVWDIRTRVGMVFQNPDNQFVGSTVQDDVAFGLENIGVPREEMLKRVEDAVKTVNMHEFMDKEPARLSGGQKQRVAIAGIIALAPEIIILDEATTMLDPKGRKEVIQTIQKLKAERNLTVISITHDIDEAAQANRIFVMQEGHLERIGRPEEIFAVGADIINMGLDIPFPEKLKYQLSRQGLKVPEGYLTEEGMVEWLWTLLSKK; encoded by the coding sequence ATGGAAGAAATGGTTCAATTAAAAAATATTTCATTTACTTATTCTGAAGAAGACTTACGTCCTGCTCTTAATGATGTTTCTTTTTCAATTAATAGAGGTGAGTGGATTGCAATCATTGGTCCCAATGGATCGGGTAAATCAACCTTAGCAAAAACGATTAACGGTTTAATTGAGGCGAGCGTGGGTCAAGTGATTATTGATGGCATCACATTGACTGAGGAGACCGTATGGGACATTCGTACAAGAGTTGGTATGGTTTTTCAAAACCCTGATAATCAGTTTGTCGGATCAACGGTTCAAGATGACGTTGCCTTTGGATTAGAGAATATTGGTGTACCACGAGAAGAAATGTTGAAGCGCGTAGAAGATGCCGTCAAAACGGTTAATATGCACGAGTTTATGGATAAAGAACCAGCGCGCTTATCAGGTGGACAAAAGCAACGGGTTGCGATTGCCGGTATAATTGCTTTAGCCCCTGAAATCATTATTCTAGATGAGGCTACTACTATGTTAGACCCCAAAGGACGAAAAGAAGTTATCCAAACCATTCAAAAATTGAAAGCAGAACGTAACTTGACGGTTATATCGATTACACATGATATTGATGAGGCAGCACAAGCCAACCGTATTTTTGTAATGCAAGAGGGGCATTTAGAACGAATTGGGCGTCCTGAAGAAATATTTGCAGTCGGAGCTGATATTATTAATATGGGGTTAGACATTCCCTTCCCTGAAAAACTCAAATACCAATTATCGCGTCAAGGTTTAAAAGTACCGGAGGGCTATTTAACCGAGGAAGGGATGGTGGAGTGGTTATGGACATTACTCTCAAAGAAGTAG
- the rplQ gene encoding 50S ribosomal protein L17 → MAYRKLGRTSSQRKAMLRDLTTDLIINERIVTTEARAKEVRKTVEKMITLGKRGDIASRRAAAKFVRNEMADVREEDEEIVVESALQKLFNGLAERYTDRQGGYTRILKTEARRGDAAPMVIIEFV, encoded by the coding sequence ATGGCTTATCGTAAATTAGGACGTACAAGTTCACAAAGAAAAGCTATGCTACGCGATTTAACTACTGATTTAATTATCAACGAACGTATCGTAACAACTGAAGCTCGCGCTAAAGAAGTTCGTAAAACAGTTGAAAAAATGATTACACTAGGTAAACGTGGCGACATCGCTTCTCGTCGTGCAGCAGCTAAATTTGTTCGCAACGAAATGGCAGATGTCCGTGAAGAAGACGAAGAAATCGTTGTTGAAAGTGCATTACAAAAACTTTTCAATGGCTTGGCAGAGCGTTATACTGACCGTCAAGGTGGATACACACGTATTCTTAAAACAGAAGCACGCCGCGGTGACGCAGCGCCAATGGTTATCATTGAATTCGTTTAA
- a CDS encoding DNA-directed RNA polymerase subunit alpha — MIEIEKPRIETIEISEDATFGKFVVEPLERGYGTTLGNSLRRILLSSLPGTAVSTIQIDGVLHEYSAIEGVLEDVTQIVLNIKQLALKFFTSEDKTIEIDVKGPAVVTAADINHDSDIEVLNPDLYICTVAEGAHFHVRMDAKNGRGYVRSEHNKTENMPIGVIPVDSIFTPVKKVNYQVENTRIGQQNMYDKLTLDVWTDGSVNPEEALSLAAKILTEHLNIFVNLTDEARKVEVMVEKEETQKEKMLEMTIEELDLSVRSYNCLKRAGINTIQELTEKSEAEMIKVRNLGRKSLDEVKNKLTELDLGLRQED, encoded by the coding sequence ATGATCGAAATTGAAAAACCAAGAATTGAAACGATTGAGATCAGCGAAGATGCTACATTTGGCAAATTCGTTGTAGAACCACTTGAACGGGGATATGGGACAACGCTTGGTAACTCATTACGTCGTATTCTCTTGTCTTCTTTACCAGGTACTGCTGTATCTACCATTCAAATTGATGGTGTCCTGCATGAATATTCAGCAATTGAAGGTGTGTTAGAAGATGTTACACAAATCGTCTTAAACATAAAACAATTAGCTTTGAAATTCTTTACCTCAGAAGATAAGACAATTGAAATTGATGTAAAAGGTCCAGCAGTCGTAACTGCAGCGGATATCAATCACGATAGTGATATAGAAGTATTAAACCCTGATTTATACATTTGTACTGTAGCTGAAGGCGCACATTTTCATGTACGTATGGACGCGAAAAACGGTCGCGGTTATGTTCGTTCTGAACACAACAAAACAGAGAATATGCCAATTGGTGTTATCCCTGTAGATTCGATTTTCACGCCTGTTAAAAAGGTCAACTACCAAGTTGAGAATACACGTATTGGTCAACAAAACATGTATGACAAACTAACGTTAGATGTTTGGACAGATGGTTCCGTTAATCCGGAAGAAGCCCTCAGTCTAGCAGCTAAAATCCTTACAGAACATTTAAACATTTTCGTTAACCTTACTGATGAAGCTCGCAAGGTAGAGGTAATGGTTGAAAAAGAGGAAACTCAAAAAGAGAAAATGCTTGAAATGACTATCGAAGAACTCGATCTTTCTGTTCGTTCATACAACTGTTTGAAACGTGCAGGAATCAACACAATTCAAGAATTGACTGAAAAGTCAGAAGCAGAAATGATTAAAGTGCGTAATCTCGGACGTAAATCACTCGATGAAGTTAAAAATAAATTAACTGAATTAGATTTAGGTTTACGCCAAGAGGACTAG